A region of the Candidatus Zixiibacteriota bacterium genome:
GGGAAAACGTATTGTTGAGAATTTCCTGTCTGGCATTTGCGGTCTCAAGGGGGATTGGACTACCGAGACTTTCATCGAATCATCGGTAACCGGTATCAAAGCGCAGGTGGGCGATAATGGTGTGGCGCTCGGTATTTCTGGAGGTATCGATTCCACAGTGGCTGCTATGCTTCTGTCACGAGCAGTTGGTAAGAACCTCCATGCCATATTTGTTGATAACGGTTTATTGCGTAAGAACGAGTTCACTGAGGTTGTTGCGATGCTTCGAACTTTGGATATCGATCTTCATCCGGTAGATGCGTCGGTCACGTTTCTGGCTCGTCTGGAGGGAGTGAGTGACCCGGAGAAAAAACGAAAGATTATCGGCAACACATTCATAGATGTCTTTGAGGCTGAGGCGGCCAGGATCGGCGATATTAAGTTCCTGGCCCAGGGAACGCTCTATCCCGATGTGATTGAATCGGTTTCATTCAAGGGGCCCTCGGCCACCATTAAGTCCCACCATAATGTTGGTGGACTCAAAGACCGTATGAAATTGCGGTTGGTAGAACCGCTAAGGGAGCTGTTCAAGGATGAAGTTCGAGCCACGGGAAGACTACTCGGCTTGCCGGATAGTTTCATTGGGCGACATCCATTCCCCGGTCCGGGATTGGCTGTGCGGATACTGGGCGAGATTACCAAAGAGCGGTGCGACCTTCTACGGGAAGTGGATGCGATTTTCATTGAGGAACTGCACGCCAACAATATATATAACGATATCTGGCAGGCATTTGCTGTCCTCCTGCCAATCAGGGCAGTGGGTGTTATGGGCGACGAACGAACCTATGAGAATGTTGTCGCTTTGCGGGCTGTCACTTCGGTGGATGGTATGACAGCCGATTGGGCACATATTGATCATGACATCCTGGCCCATATCTCCAACCGGATTATTCGTGAAGTCGTGGGAGTCAACCGCGTGGTGTACGACGTTTCGTCCAAACCACCAGCTACTATTGAATGGGAGTGACAACGCTTATCGTGTGGCTCTCCTGTGAGCATGGATATAGATTCAAGTGAGATTACTTAGCATGATACTCTGGCCGATTCTAACTATCGTTGTTATCTTCATTGCCTTTGGTGCATATTTATACCTAATGCAGGACAAGATGGTTTTCTTTCCGACCAGCGAACTGGTTGTGACACCGGACGAGATTGGCTTGCAATATGAAGATGTATTCATCGAAGTAGACGCCGGGGAGAAAATCCATGCCTGGTGGTTGAAGACTACTGCGACCGATCAAGCCGAACCAAGGCCGGTGGTGCTTTTCTGTCATGGCAATGGCGGGAATATCTCGCACCGGTTGGAAACGATTGAGTATGTGCTCAGGTTGGGGGCGGATATCTTTATCTTCGACTTTCGCGGCTACGGACAGTCTGATGGTAAACCTAACGAGAAGAATATCTATGCCGATGCCAGAGCCTCCTACGAATGGCTGACGAATGAAGGCAAGTATGCTCCGGAGCAGGTTGTCGTATTTGGTCGGTCACTGGGAGGAGTGGTGGCGGTTGATCTGGCGTATCAAGTGCAGTGCCGTGGCCTGGTAGTGGAATCGTCATTGACCTCGGCGGCAGCTATGGCTGCTAAGATGTTTCCGTTTTTCCCGGTGGGGGTGTTGCTTCGGTATAAGCTCAATTCGCTGGAGAAGATCACTGGTATTTCCTGTCCGGTGTTGGTGACCCATTCGCCCGATGATGACATTATTCCGTTTGAAATGGGTGAACAGTTGTATGCGGCGGCCAATAAGCCCAAACGCTTTGTTAAACTTCGCGGCACTCACAACGAACTGGCGTATTTTAAGGACGGGGAATATCGCACAGCGTTGGTAGAACTCATCTTTGGTCGAGCTTCGTTCTGGCAGTAGCCGAGTAGGTTGAAACTGTCTTCAGTTTCGACATCTGCCGCATGATCTTTGGCAATTCGTTCTCCGAGATCATTGACAGTCGAGCCACGATTGAATATAATAACCCAAAGGGTTGGCCCGAGGAAGTGATGCGGACACTAATTGTCACTGACCGACCTGCCATGCTTAGATGGCTCCGGTCGAGACACAACCGAGGATTGATTGATGGCCGATCAGGGATTGCTTTGCTGGAATTGTGGTAAACCAACGGGGATAATGGGGCGAGTAACTCGTATGGACAGTTGTGTGGAGTGTATGGCCGATCTTCGATGTTGTCATGGTTGTCGGCATTATAATCCTGCCAGTCATATGCAGTGCCGCGAGAATATCAGAACGCCGGTCAAAGACAAAGAAAAGAACAATTTCTGCGATTTCTTTCAGAAACGTGACGCTACAAAGAAACCGGGCGGAATGGGCGCTGCGGGCGGTGGCAAAGACGACCTCAAAAAACGCTTCGATAATCTGTTCGACGACTGAAAGGGAGTAATGGGGGCAGCGACATCTTCATTGGGGAGAGACGAGGCCAAACATGAGACAAGTTTCTTCTGATCACAAATCGTGGCTCCGCAACGTTGCAATAACTGTCGGCTTGCTGATACTCGTATCGATCTTGATCCTTGCCTGGCAGTACGGAGGATTTCGCCTGGCTGACTTCACTTTCGAAGTTATCATTTTCATCGGGATGCTGTATTATCTGTATCGTTTCTATACCAGAAAGAAAAGATCGAATAATGGCTCTTCGGGGAAAGTGGACGAGAGTGATGAGCGAGCCTCAGCCAAGGTGGCTGGTTTGATTCGGCTCTGTGTGGAGACAACGATTCTTTTCTGGATAACAGCCATCCTCGTCGCCCTTAGCGTGGTCGGGGCAATGTCATTATCGGCATCACTTCTTTCGGTTGGTTGCATCATAGCACTCTATGTGGCATGGAAGATTCGGACACGGCGGAGTAAACGCCGCAGAAAGAAACTCGATGAAGAAGCAACCAGTGACGATGCTGAGTGATTCTGTTGGTGTTCCCGTGGGCGGCAGACGTCCCCGTCTGCCCCATTGGGAACCAACTTGGAGGTGATTCTGTGAAGACCAGATATGTCGGGTTCATCCTACTTGTGGTACTGTGTCTGCTGTGTTGGGGTGTCTTGTCTAGTTGCAGTGCAGGCGACGACCCACGGTTGCGGATTGAGTACGTCGATTACAGGAATAATCAGCTTTTCTTCGAGAAAGATCACATTGATGTTTACGAAACCTTGAGTGACTCATCATATACCGCTAGAAGGGATTATTGGGACGAACGGAGAAGCATTCATTGTGGGTGCACTACCGTGGCGGTTGGCGGTTCCCCACGTGATCGGGAACGCTGGTTCAACAACACCAGCAATTCTATCGTGAATGATCTCTTTAAGACCTACTGGATCGACAAGGACTTGGTGGACAAATTCGGCTACGATCCCAACTCGATCAGACCAGATATGTATACATGCTATCCACCAAAAGGACTGACCGGACTAAGCTATCATCTGAGTCATAATAGCCGTGGGGAGAGCATAGACTTCTTTTGCATATTCGACGAAGTGCGCGATTCCCTCATCTTCGTCGATTCGATCACGAGCTGCGGCCGAGACGATTTCAGCCAGTTCCTCTTCTTCGTCTACACAGGGGAGAACGCATACTACCGGAAAAGAGAGTCAACTTTGAGATTCAACATCTTGTCGGAAGTGATTGATACAATCCCCCATGGAACGCACCCAATCATTCCTCAAAACAGTTCAGAGCTATTGGTGTACGACAAGCCTGAACGAAAGCTGAAGCTCCTAGATGATCAACTTCACGTTCGTGCTTGGATTGAAGTTAAGTTGGTAGCAGTGCAAACCATCTACTCCTTGGGAGATGATGTATTTGTCATCGGTAACCTGGCGGCTCGCCCAGGAAGAGAGAGTTCAGTCATGCAGCTCGTTTATTATGACTTCAAAGATGGTGATGTGCACTTGCTCTACGACGCCAGAATCGGTCAGATCCTCAACGTGGAACGGGTGCCGTAGGATTGGCGGTAACCCAAATCACCCAACCTTCCGCCCTTTCATGTGTATCATAAACATGGATAAACCATGATACACGAACGGGAGGTTGTGATGATTGGTAAACTGACGATTCTTGTGGGCGCAGTCGCTCTGCTGGCCCTGGCCGGATGTATCCCCAGTTCCCTAAACGGTATCTACACCGACGACAATTTGGTTTTTGAGCCCGCCTTAGTAGGTGTGTGGGGTGATCCCGAAAATCCGACATCCAAAGAGTTCAATGAATTCATCAAGACCGGCGAGAAAGAATATCAACTGGTTTCGGTTAACGCGGAAGGGGAGAAATGTCGGTTCGATATTCACATGGCGAAGATCGGTGAGGCGCTGTTCCTTGATTTCTATCCCGAGGGTGATGATATCAATATCCCCGACTGCTATGAACTCAATGTCATTGGGACGCATACGTTTTTTAAGGTAGATCAATTCGAACCGATGCTGAAATTATCTGCTATCAACTACGATTGGTTAAAGGAATATCTCAAGAAGAATCCTGATGTGCTTTCTCACCA
Encoded here:
- the guaA gene encoding glutamine-hydrolyzing GMP synthase — translated: MATHHEMILILDFGSQYTQLIARRVREASVYCEIVPCTADLSRFSEAHVRGYILSGGPSSLSDSEAPRMPASFFDTDKPILGICYGMQLLADRFGGRLEASQTREYGRAHFSAANDSSLLAGISSRSEVWMSHGDSIVEMPEGFHQIGTTDTLAMAAIENPDRKFYGIQFHPEVHHTTEGKRIVENFLSGICGLKGDWTTETFIESSVTGIKAQVGDNGVALGISGGIDSTVAAMLLSRAVGKNLHAIFVDNGLLRKNEFTEVVAMLRTLDIDLHPVDASVTFLARLEGVSDPEKKRKIIGNTFIDVFEAEAARIGDIKFLAQGTLYPDVIESVSFKGPSATIKSHHNVGGLKDRMKLRLVEPLRELFKDEVRATGRLLGLPDSFIGRHPFPGPGLAVRILGEITKERCDLLREVDAIFIEELHANNIYNDIWQAFAVLLPIRAVGVMGDERTYENVVALRAVTSVDGMTADWAHIDHDILAHISNRIIREVVGVNRVVYDVSSKPPATIEWE
- a CDS encoding alpha/beta hydrolase; the protein is MRLLSMILWPILTIVVIFIAFGAYLYLMQDKMVFFPTSELVVTPDEIGLQYEDVFIEVDAGEKIHAWWLKTTATDQAEPRPVVLFCHGNGGNISHRLETIEYVLRLGADIFIFDFRGYGQSDGKPNEKNIYADARASYEWLTNEGKYAPEQVVVFGRSLGGVVAVDLAYQVQCRGLVVESSLTSAAAMAAKMFPFFPVGVLLRYKLNSLEKITGISCPVLVTHSPDDDIIPFEMGEQLYAAANKPKRFVKLRGTHNELAYFKDGEYRTALVELIFGRASFWQ